In Ctenopharyngodon idella isolate HZGC_01 chromosome 1, HZGC01, whole genome shotgun sequence, a single genomic region encodes these proteins:
- the si:dkey-56e3.3 gene encoding zinc finger protein 181 isoform X3 — translation MVVMKMDQFTAITSHFFSPKDLTSQWCPKAAWLQTFFKISSFVLSRTKTFLQIWNNLRSVGGGDEPDVLIIKEERPDNMRCEQSESETEATENLKDDTQYRSAEVFVTIPRENIIDQNTVQHCHQEVGNGLNQSVGDDEPDVLIIKEERPDNMRCEQPEGETKTAENHDTQYRNSGVFVAVHKANFIDQDTVQHCHQESNGMQPDLLEDENPEVNDISEDAHLLNGETRMDRRCDGEAETNLQSVSSYASWVSRRLDATTNHPSYAESECNGGPSVNQYMMYRGSTDPMCSYATPIDSNGLSMPDMEGHLTHSDGGNISQSEQPPFTPCFSFKQSDSPQMQRKDKFMCKHCGKAFSQPSTLLLHQKLHTRERLHNCTLCGKRFSQASSLKRHHSIHRGEKPFRCLHCGKQFSDQSNLKKHVTVHTGEKPYGCNLCGKMFNQSSNLKTHMKIHTREKPFTCDRCGRMFAHKYILVKHQQRICVSTGQM, via the exons ATGGTAGTGATGAAGATGGATCAGTTCACTGCGATAACGTCTCACTTCTTCAGCCCGAAAGACTTGACCAG tcaatggtgccccaaagcagcctggttacaaactttcttcaaaatatcatcttttgtgttgagTAGAACGAagacatttttacagatttggaacaacttgagg TCTGTAGGGGGTGGTGATGAGCCAGATGTTCTcattattaaagaggagagacCTGACAATATGAGGTGTGAACAGTCAGAAAGTGAAACAGAGGCTACTGAAAATC TTAAAGATGACACCCAATACCGGAGTGCAGAAGTCTTTGTAACAATCCCCAGAGAAAACATCATTGACCAGAACACAGTCCAACACTGCCATCAAGAGGTAGGAAACGGTCTCAATCAGTCTGTAGGGGATGATGAACCAGATGTTCTcattattaaagaggagagacCTGACAACATGAGGTGTGAACAACCAGAGGGAGAAACAAAGACTGCCGAAAATC ATGACACCCAGTACAGGAATTCAGGAGTCTTTGTAGCAGTTCATAAAGCAAACTTCATAGACCAAGACACAGTCCAGCACTGCCATCAAGAG TCCAATGGAATGCAACCTGATCTTCTCGAGGATGAAAACCCAGAAGTGAATGATATAAGTGAAGATGCACATTTACTGAATG GTGAAACCAGAATGGACAGACGTTGTGATGGAGAAGCAGAGACCAACCTGCAGTCTGTCTCTTCCTATGCCTCATGGGTTTCCAGAAGATTAGACGCAACCACAAACCATCCATCCTATGCTGAATCTGAATGCAATGGAGGACCTTCTGTGAATCAGTACATGATGTATAGAGGGAGCACAGATCCTATGTGTTCCTATGCAACTCCAATAGACTCTAATGGCTTGTCTATGCCTGATATGGAAGGCCATTTAACACACAGCGATGGAGGTAACATTTCTCAATCCGAGCAGCCCCCCTTCACACCGTGCTTTTCTTTCAAACAGTCAGATTCTCCTCAGATGCAAAGGAAAGACAAGTTTATGTGTAAACATTGTGGAAAAGCATTCTCTCAACCCAGCACTCTCCTCTTGCATCAAAAACTTCATACCAGAGAGAGGCTCCACAACTGTACACTTTGCGGTAAAAGATTCAGTCAGGCGTCTAGTCTCAAAAGACACCACAGCATCCACAGAGGAGAAAAACCATTCAGATGCTTGCACTGTGGCAAGCAGTTCTCAGATCAAAGTAACCTGAAAAAACATGTGACCGTTCACACAGGTGAAAAGCCTTATGGTTGTAACCTTTGTGGAAAAATGTTCAACCAGTCTTCAAACCTCAAAACGCATATGAAGATCCACACACGTGAGAAGCCCTTCACTTGCGATCGATGTGGGCGGATGTTTGCACACAAGTACATTTTGGTGAAACACCAACAGAGAATCTGTGTTTCTACTGGACAAATGTAG
- the si:dkey-56e3.3 gene encoding zinc finger protein 181 isoform X2: MANFVTFQTQIASVMEVLANAAVAEICKLVEDSYAELQLEISQTKKENNHLKKKLKTIEIRDSFYRRAHKLMNESTAITRTSVHEKVPGRISVKVASLCDNDGSDEDGSVHCDNVSLLQPERLDQSVGGGDEPDVLIIKEERPDNMRCEQSESETEATENLKDDTQYRSAEVFVTIPRENIIDQNTVQHCHQEVGNGLNQSVGDDEPDVLIIKEERPDNMRCEQPEGETKTAENHDTQYRNSGVFVAVHKANFIDQDTVQHCHQESNGMQPDLLEDENPEVNDISEDAHLLNGETRMDRRCDGEAETNLQSVSSYASWVSRRLDATTNHPSYAESECNGGPSVNQYMMYRGSTDPMCSYATPIDSNGLSMPDMEGHLTHSDGGNISQSEQPPFTPCFSFKQSDSPQMQRKDKFMCKHCGKAFSQPSTLLLHQKLHTRERLHNCTLCGKRFSQASSLKRHHSIHRGEKPFRCLHCGKQFSDQSNLKKHVTVHTGEKPYGCNLCGKMFNQSSNLKTHMKIHTREKPFTCDRCGRMFAHKYILVKHQQRICVSTGQM; this comes from the exons ATGGCAAATTTTGTAACGTTTCAAACGCAAATCGCTTCAGTAATGGAAGTACTAGCAAACGCCGCTGTGGCAGAAATCTGCAAACTTGTTGAGGACAGCTATGCCGAATTGCAGCTTGAAATATCACAAACAAAAAAGGAGAATAACCAccttaaaaagaaattaaaaacgATAGAAATCAGGGATTCATTTTATCGAAGAGCGCATAAACTGATGAACGAATCAACTGCTATAACCAGAACCAGTGTTCACGAAAAAGTACCAG GGCGAATCAGCGTGAAAGTCGCTTCGCTGTGTGATAACGATGGTAGTGATGAAGATGGATCAGTTCACTGCGATAACGTCTCACTTCTTCAGCCCGAAAGACTTGACCAG TCTGTAGGGGGTGGTGATGAGCCAGATGTTCTcattattaaagaggagagacCTGACAATATGAGGTGTGAACAGTCAGAAAGTGAAACAGAGGCTACTGAAAATC TTAAAGATGACACCCAATACCGGAGTGCAGAAGTCTTTGTAACAATCCCCAGAGAAAACATCATTGACCAGAACACAGTCCAACACTGCCATCAAGAGGTAGGAAACGGTCTCAATCAGTCTGTAGGGGATGATGAACCAGATGTTCTcattattaaagaggagagacCTGACAACATGAGGTGTGAACAACCAGAGGGAGAAACAAAGACTGCCGAAAATC ATGACACCCAGTACAGGAATTCAGGAGTCTTTGTAGCAGTTCATAAAGCAAACTTCATAGACCAAGACACAGTCCAGCACTGCCATCAAGAG TCCAATGGAATGCAACCTGATCTTCTCGAGGATGAAAACCCAGAAGTGAATGATATAAGTGAAGATGCACATTTACTGAATG GTGAAACCAGAATGGACAGACGTTGTGATGGAGAAGCAGAGACCAACCTGCAGTCTGTCTCTTCCTATGCCTCATGGGTTTCCAGAAGATTAGACGCAACCACAAACCATCCATCCTATGCTGAATCTGAATGCAATGGAGGACCTTCTGTGAATCAGTACATGATGTATAGAGGGAGCACAGATCCTATGTGTTCCTATGCAACTCCAATAGACTCTAATGGCTTGTCTATGCCTGATATGGAAGGCCATTTAACACACAGCGATGGAGGTAACATTTCTCAATCCGAGCAGCCCCCCTTCACACCGTGCTTTTCTTTCAAACAGTCAGATTCTCCTCAGATGCAAAGGAAAGACAAGTTTATGTGTAAACATTGTGGAAAAGCATTCTCTCAACCCAGCACTCTCCTCTTGCATCAAAAACTTCATACCAGAGAGAGGCTCCACAACTGTACACTTTGCGGTAAAAGATTCAGTCAGGCGTCTAGTCTCAAAAGACACCACAGCATCCACAGAGGAGAAAAACCATTCAGATGCTTGCACTGTGGCAAGCAGTTCTCAGATCAAAGTAACCTGAAAAAACATGTGACCGTTCACACAGGTGAAAAGCCTTATGGTTGTAACCTTTGTGGAAAAATGTTCAACCAGTCTTCAAACCTCAAAACGCATATGAAGATCCACACACGTGAGAAGCCCTTCACTTGCGATCGATGTGGGCGGATGTTTGCACACAAGTACATTTTGGTGAAACACCAACAGAGAATCTGTGTTTCTACTGGACAAATGTAG
- the si:dkey-56e3.3 gene encoding zinc finger protein 181 isoform X1, giving the protein MANFVTFQTQIASVMEVLANAAVAEICKLVEDSYAELQLEISQTKKENNHLKKKLKTIEIRDSFYRRAHKLMNESTAITRTSVHEKVPGRISVKVASLCDNDGSDEDGSVHCDNVSLLQPERLDQESWQPFNQSVGGGDEPDVLIIKEERPDNMRCEQSESETEATENLKDDTQYRSAEVFVTIPRENIIDQNTVQHCHQEVGNGLNQSVGDDEPDVLIIKEERPDNMRCEQPEGETKTAENHDTQYRNSGVFVAVHKANFIDQDTVQHCHQESNGMQPDLLEDENPEVNDISEDAHLLNGETRMDRRCDGEAETNLQSVSSYASWVSRRLDATTNHPSYAESECNGGPSVNQYMMYRGSTDPMCSYATPIDSNGLSMPDMEGHLTHSDGGNISQSEQPPFTPCFSFKQSDSPQMQRKDKFMCKHCGKAFSQPSTLLLHQKLHTRERLHNCTLCGKRFSQASSLKRHHSIHRGEKPFRCLHCGKQFSDQSNLKKHVTVHTGEKPYGCNLCGKMFNQSSNLKTHMKIHTREKPFTCDRCGRMFAHKYILVKHQQRICVSTGQM; this is encoded by the exons ATGGCAAATTTTGTAACGTTTCAAACGCAAATCGCTTCAGTAATGGAAGTACTAGCAAACGCCGCTGTGGCAGAAATCTGCAAACTTGTTGAGGACAGCTATGCCGAATTGCAGCTTGAAATATCACAAACAAAAAAGGAGAATAACCAccttaaaaagaaattaaaaacgATAGAAATCAGGGATTCATTTTATCGAAGAGCGCATAAACTGATGAACGAATCAACTGCTATAACCAGAACCAGTGTTCACGAAAAAGTACCAG GGCGAATCAGCGTGAAAGTCGCTTCGCTGTGTGATAACGATGGTAGTGATGAAGATGGATCAGTTCACTGCGATAACGTCTCACTTCTTCAGCCCGAAAGACTTGACCAG GAATCATGGCAACCTTTTAATCAGTCTGTAGGGGGTGGTGATGAGCCAGATGTTCTcattattaaagaggagagacCTGACAATATGAGGTGTGAACAGTCAGAAAGTGAAACAGAGGCTACTGAAAATC TTAAAGATGACACCCAATACCGGAGTGCAGAAGTCTTTGTAACAATCCCCAGAGAAAACATCATTGACCAGAACACAGTCCAACACTGCCATCAAGAGGTAGGAAACGGTCTCAATCAGTCTGTAGGGGATGATGAACCAGATGTTCTcattattaaagaggagagacCTGACAACATGAGGTGTGAACAACCAGAGGGAGAAACAAAGACTGCCGAAAATC ATGACACCCAGTACAGGAATTCAGGAGTCTTTGTAGCAGTTCATAAAGCAAACTTCATAGACCAAGACACAGTCCAGCACTGCCATCAAGAG TCCAATGGAATGCAACCTGATCTTCTCGAGGATGAAAACCCAGAAGTGAATGATATAAGTGAAGATGCACATTTACTGAATG GTGAAACCAGAATGGACAGACGTTGTGATGGAGAAGCAGAGACCAACCTGCAGTCTGTCTCTTCCTATGCCTCATGGGTTTCCAGAAGATTAGACGCAACCACAAACCATCCATCCTATGCTGAATCTGAATGCAATGGAGGACCTTCTGTGAATCAGTACATGATGTATAGAGGGAGCACAGATCCTATGTGTTCCTATGCAACTCCAATAGACTCTAATGGCTTGTCTATGCCTGATATGGAAGGCCATTTAACACACAGCGATGGAGGTAACATTTCTCAATCCGAGCAGCCCCCCTTCACACCGTGCTTTTCTTTCAAACAGTCAGATTCTCCTCAGATGCAAAGGAAAGACAAGTTTATGTGTAAACATTGTGGAAAAGCATTCTCTCAACCCAGCACTCTCCTCTTGCATCAAAAACTTCATACCAGAGAGAGGCTCCACAACTGTACACTTTGCGGTAAAAGATTCAGTCAGGCGTCTAGTCTCAAAAGACACCACAGCATCCACAGAGGAGAAAAACCATTCAGATGCTTGCACTGTGGCAAGCAGTTCTCAGATCAAAGTAACCTGAAAAAACATGTGACCGTTCACACAGGTGAAAAGCCTTATGGTTGTAACCTTTGTGGAAAAATGTTCAACCAGTCTTCAAACCTCAAAACGCATATGAAGATCCACACACGTGAGAAGCCCTTCACTTGCGATCGATGTGGGCGGATGTTTGCACACAAGTACATTTTGGTGAAACACCAACAGAGAATCTGTGTTTCTACTGGACAAATGTAG